CAGCACAGATACTTGCCAAATACACACCCAGAGCTTTCAACACTGCTCCAAACTCCTCCTGTCTGAGGCGTGCACGGGGTTGTTATGCCCATAGAGAACATGGTGCCTTTCGGAAGCCAGGGCTGAAATACTCACAGGTACTATTGCCTTTGGCGTGCTCTACTTTCTGGTGGAACGAATACACCCCCATGGAAATGAACATCAAAGCCAGAGACACGGAGACTCCCACAACCACCGGGATGTCATGCTTCTCCAGGACAGGGAGCCAGTTGGAAGCAGGTGGAGATTTCTGCCTGCAGAGATGCAGCAatcaggcccagatccacaaaggtacttaggcgtCTAACTTGCATTGTGGGTCTGGGCCTCAGATCAGAACAATGACATGCACCCACAGGCTAATGTAATGAACGGAAGCAGCTGGCCTCTGTGTGTTACCTTGCTGTCGTGACTGGAGGCCAGGTGGCGCTGTCCTGTTTCCTTTGGGTGGACAATCGGACCATTCCTGTAGTGTTCCCAGCAGGCAGAGAATATGCTTTGCTCCTGTCGCGCGCGGGGATTtccttgccccagatccctgagggATGCTCGATGACTCCAGGATAActccctgctggggctgcagTGCCACTTCCTTCACCTTCCTGTTCCAAGGGCAACGCCAGGGCAGAAACTTCTCCTGCAGGCAGGGTCCTCCCCATAGCGGAGGAACTAAAGACTGGAGACAAAGAAAGAAGCACTGCCCTGATGCTAGGGGCCCTGCAGGATGGTCAGGGAAACGCCAGCCAGAAACCTTTACTCATGGGGAGAGCGGTGCAGAGACCGAGGCAACAGGTGGGGCTTgttctggagcagcccctggggggAGAAGTCTCCAATCAGGTGGACAACGGCCAGCGAGCCATCAGGGGTATCGAATCCCCCACGTCAGTGTGTCCAGTTGGTAATAACATGCAGAGGAATCAgagccctgagccagccagggctGAGGAAGCCCCTGGGAGGTAACAGAGGCACCGGAAAAGTACGATGCTCCTGACAGAGTGTTTGCGTGGGTGAGAGGCGAGTGAGGCCCAGCCATGCTCAGGCCAGTGCCAGCAGGAGGCTCACATGCCGTGAAGCCCTAGAGGAAGCCGAGGGATGTTGCCTGCAGCAGATGGAGCAGCAGTGCCAGTGGGAGTCTGGCTCGGGGTGAGGTGAACAGCACATGAGGCCTGGAGGGTGTCATGCAAGAGAACGCTTGTGGAACCCCCCTTGACACACAAATCACACCTGACACTTACAGGATCCTGaatctgggctggggccaggatgtGGTGAGGAGCTGGTTCCCCTAGTGTGAGCTGCCTCACTTGCTTTTACCAGAGGGACCTTGGCAGAGAGCCCCTCTCCTCTGGCATCGGCCTGTCTGAGCTGCAAAACACGAAGTGCATTGGATACGCTGTCAGTATGGCTGAGAGGCAGGCccaggatgatttagttgaggactggtcctgctttgagcagggggttgcactagatgacctcctgagatcccttccaaccctgatattctatgattctggtcctgtggctgggggtgcagcctggggctttgcacCTGGAGCAGGTCCTGTGTTAGCCTCACCATGGCCCCATCTCCTCGCGTTGGGCCCTACCAATCACCATGCTTCAgtctctggggcagagggtgacTTGGTATAATGCAAGCGGGAGCCGAGCACAGCTTCCTCCTGCTGCCAGGTGGCCTCCCACAGAGCAAGGCTCTGCAATTCCCAGGCCATGGGCAGCCAGCTGAGGAAATGGTTGGCGGTTGTCAGTCGTTGATCCCATCTTGATACTGAGAGCAAAACTTCCCCACTTGACACCTCCTGGGAGGTTCAGCTTTACCCCACAAAGGGGAATTGGAcacaggagtgaaatcctgaccccattgaaacCAGTAGCCAAATTCCCACTGAGGTCAGGATCTCAATCACAAAGTTTACATGCCAGATTTACCTGCAGGAGGCTGGTGACAGAGGCTGGGGTATTTCGGACTCCCTCATCCCAGGTGTTCACTTCTCCATCTATAAAAGATAAGGTGTGTGTCACTGCTGTAGCCCTCATCACCTCCTGATTTCCTGTGTACATCTAAACCCTTTGCATCCTTCACAGACAGCCTCCAGGAACTGCCTGGTGTCTCCATCCTCTCAAGCAAAAGGAAGCACAAGAAAGAGTGAGGATGCTCGAACACATTAGCCAGAAAACCAGGCTGTCTCCTTCAGGAAAGTGGGGGCCCCATACAGACAGGCCTGGTTAGCAATGGCTGTTAGCAGACTCATACGTTCCCCCAACAGACCATGGGAAACTGTGCTCTCTCCTTTTCTGACCATTCACCATCAGCGTCACCGTCCTGATGCCCCTCCCTGCCGCATtctcagcagcacagagagagaaagggagtccCCTTTAGCCCAGGAATGTTGCTGAGAACTAAGATCAGCAATGCCACTGCACCTATTGCAGCAGGAATCTGAAGACATGCATTGTAAGCAGCACAAGAAAGAGTCAGTGGCCAGTTCAGCTGAGCTACAATATCCCCTGGGCAGGAGGTAAATGCTGCAAGGGACAGAATGGACAGTCCAGGGTCAGCGCTCACCCTCCACAAACAGAGATGCAGCAGAACCGCACGCAAAGCAAACAGACAGATCTGAAACAACCCAGGCCATTCAGAGCAGCAGCTTGTGCTTGGGGCTAGTGGGATGGATCAGAACAGGCCAAATGCCACTAGCCAGCATGGCTACTATACAACTAGCCTACAGAATCTAGCTGCATCAAAGGGCCTCCTTGCTGCCATCTGCTGCCCTTGGGCATTCAGAACTTTGCGTCCCAGCTGACAGAGCTCACAGAGCCCTGGGGCTTTGGATGCTTGAGGACTCCAAAGCGATTCCTGGGTATGTGTCTGTCTCCCTGGCCCATCAGAACAACTCCAGGGACTTTATGGCTGTGGCACTGCCAAAGGCTGCAACACGGCTGAGTGACTGAGATGCCCAGCATTGCAAGGGCCAAAGCCTGTTCCACATCACACTTACCCAGTTCTGCACTGCACTGGCTGCTCCTCAAGTAGCAGTTCTGTATCACACTAGAAACAAGCACATAGAGTGCCACAGTCCCCATAGCTCCAGCTCGGTGCTCACTGCTCAAGGCTCTGACGAGTGCCTAAGAAACATGGAAATACTGGATGTGAGCGCAGCAGCACGACAAGCTCCCACCCCAATCCTCTTCTCTAACACCTAATTCCAGCCTTAACCCACTTGCCCTTAACAGAAGTTGATGTCTTGTGGTGAGCCCAGATACCATGCTGATGGGCACCCTTCCAGTGCTTGTCATAGGTCAACAATAGTTTTTAGTCAAATAAGCACATTACAGATACTTGCCCAGATTCACTCTTTGTCCCTGCCAGAAAACACTTCTCATTCATGGAGACAGCACAGTATAATGACCTGCACCAAAATCTAGGTCCCCAAGATCCAGTCCCAactgtgccactgactca
This genomic window from Chelonoidis abingdonii isolate Lonesome George chromosome 24, CheloAbing_2.0, whole genome shotgun sequence contains:
- the LOC116817464 gene encoding uncharacterized protein LOC116817464, yielding MGTVALYVLVSSVIQNCYLRSSQCSAELDGEVNTWDEGVRNTPASVTSLLQLRQADARGEGLSAKVPLVKASEAAHTRGTSSSPHPGPSPDSGSFFSSSAMGRTLPAGEVSALALPLEQEGEGSGTAAPAGSYPGVIEHPSGIWGKEIPARDRSKAYSLPAGNTTGMVRLSTQRKQDSATWPPVTTARQKSPPASNWLPVLEKHDIPVVVGVSVSLALMFISMGVYSFHQKVEHAKGNSTSSQKSSNSRRRRNYLEADEAYENRAFEVECTVDAVERNPYDTSTSPSLLHSDPTLPAEVAGHREEPLGVAAGEALQTAQARAVDSPVSLQRESAHQEKHPSPVPAQLKSAGPKEPVARSPDMCSATSLALQHIGTTLYFHGPEPLLQSIVPLRRNTSGNHGQVTATPVVGMVEHSPPGDQSSAEIAMMSVTVEIHLYPCNAEMSSASAATQNVSDSSHHEATGAASQQSASLVGPGM